CCCAATCGATGCGGGAAACGGGTATTCGCATGAAGCTCAATCCGCTCAAGGATGTCTTGGCGGGTAAGCGGATCGCCATCATCGATGATTCGATCGTGCGGGGAACCACGAGTCGCAAGCTCGTCAAAGCCTTGCGGGATGCTGGCGCGACGGAAGTGCACATGCGCATTTCCTCCCCACCGGTAACCCATCCCTGCTTCTACGGCATTGACACGGATACCCAAGACCAGCTGATTGCGGCGACGCGATCGGTCAGTGAAATTACTGAGCAGATTGGTGTTGATTCTCTGGCTTACCTGACCGAACAGGGGATGTTGGAAGCAACCCAAGAGAGCATCGGTAACTTCTGCACCGCTTGCTTTAACGGTCGCTACCCGATCGCGATTCCAGAAGAGATCAAGCGATCGAAGCTGATGCTGGAAACCGTAACGGCCTAAGCCGATTACGGATATCTACAGGCGATCGCAGGTTTACTCTTTGAGTTCTTTCTGCGATCGCTGGTTTTGCCATGCGGCGTAAAAGAGCAACAGACTCAGCAGCACATAACCGATCGCCCATTCGCTGCCTGCACCCCAACCCAGCTGAATTACCGTGTCTGAGGCGATCCATTCGTAACTGTGAATCAGGCCGATCCAGCTCAGCAGGGCAGCAATCAAGCTACAGAGGGCAGCCCAGCCAAACTGACGTTCGATGATGTAGACCGTCATGGCTGCCAGCAACATGGCTGAGAAAATTTGCCCTTGTTCCAAGGCCAAGACTCCTGACAGGTAGAGGTCTTGGCGCTGAAACGGTTCGATCAAAGCAGCGCTAAAGGGTTTGTCCGCTGTACCTAAACCAGCAATGCGGAGACTCGTTTTAATCGTCTGAGCGCCCCAGGCGGCAATGCCGGGCATCAGCCCGACCACGACGGCGGGTGCATGGGCGATCGGCGTCGTCTGAAAACTTTGGGCACTGATCACAATGCCAATCCAGAGCACGATCGCCATGCCTGCATCGATCGGAATGAAGTAGGAAAGCAGGCCAATGGTACCGGTCAGGCAAATTACGCCCATGACCAAGCCATTCAGCCAGGAATAACCCACCTTGGCGCCTAAGGCTTTCCAGCCGGGATGACCGATGTAGATCGTGGTTGGGAAACAGGAGCCGCAGACTGCAGCCACTAACGTTCCGATGCCATTGGCAGCGAGACAGGGTTTGGTGGGATAGCGATCGCCCGCTGCTTCAGCACTTTCGAGGTTTTGCAGACTGCCGACCAAGTTGAACAGACCCATCGGCAGAATCACGCTCAGCTGCGAGAGCAAAATTGATCGCGATTCCCAAATTGCTGAGAGGTGCAGGCTGGGACCGTGCCAGCCAATCGGTTCCAACGCCAGGCCAAAGCTGTTGCTATCCCAGCGGGAAAGACCGGTGATCCAAGCCAAAGCAGTACCGAGAAGAACCGCGAGAAGGCCGCCCGGAATTGGGAATTTCATTCGACCAAAGTAGGTCAGCAAAATCACACCGAAGGGCACTAATCCCACGATCGGATGGGCGTAGGTCCGGAACAAAAAGCCCAGGGCAATAAAGGTGATTGCAATCCCGGCTAAGGTCGAAAGCAACGCAGCTCGCGGCAGCCAGCGTCGCAGCGGATCGCTCACCCAAGCGCCGAATAACTCAATCACCCCGGAGCCTAGGCAGGCGACTAATCCTGCGGACCAAGAGGCTTCGATAGCGGCCTCCTCTGAGAACCCCTGACTCAAGGCGGTGAGCTTGACCGGCAGCATCACCAAGAAGACGTAGGCAAACAGACTGACGGTGTTGATGCCGTAGGGAATCGCTGTGCGATCGCTTCTGTCTTCCTGCTCATCCAATCGGTAGGCCAGCCAGCTGTAGTAGACGTTGCCGACGATTAAGCTGAGAGCGATCGCGGGCAAAATCCGCTCGTAGACCAAGCTAGGCGGGTAGCCCAACAGGCCTTGGCACAGCCCAAGGATCAGCAGGATTTGAATCAGGTTATCGAGAGCAAGACCGAGAAAACCATCCAAGTCTTGTCCGACAAACCAGCGAGGGCGATCGCGACTGATCATCAGGAGTGAGGGCGCAACGACAAATACTGCCGCTCATTTTGCTGGCAAGTGCTGAGAACTGCAGCGTCTGCGCTAGCAATCTTCTAAATCTGGTGCAGAACTGGAGCGATTGTTGGTAGAGGGCTGTGAGGCGTGGAGCGATCGCCAGGCGGCTTTGACCCCTGCCGTTAAACTGCGAGTCGTGCGCTGAGCGTTAGTTGCTTGCTCCCGCACGCCCTGTAGCCCCGCGTCGAGTTGCTTGACCACGGAACCGGCACTGCGGACGCTTTCACTCATCTCATCCGTCAGTTCACTGACTTCTAAGCCCGTCAGCCGCATGGCTTCCAGCGTCGGCGGCAGTTCCCGAGCGAGCATATCCAACAGCCGCTGGGCACTCCGCGCTGTCCGCGCTAGTTCTTGCACGGCTGGAACTGCCACCCAGAGCAGCACCGACAGGCTAGCAGCGACGAATAGGAAGGAAATCCCCAGCCAAAAAATGGGCGTCATGAGGCCGACTGGTCGGGGCTAGAGGACTCACGCTCACTGACGGATTCCACCGCGATTGTCGTGGTTTGCCATTCCTGTTTGGCTGCTGCCACACCCGATCGCCAAGCCTGTTGGAGACGACCGCGCACAGTGCCCCAGCGATCGCCGGCTACAACTCCCAGCCGTTCCGCTTGTTCCTGTACCTTTTCTGCAACCTCAGCGGTGACCTCGGGCAGATGCTCTAAGGATTGCTGCAGAACAACGCGAGTCTCTTTGCCGCGCCGAGGAGCCGTCAGGAGCGCCGCGATCGCCCCAGCAGTTGCCCCCAGCAACACACCACTCCAAAACTTGTCGCGCGAAGAGGTCATTGGGCTGCCCGAGACTTTTTCGGTGGGGTGAACAGAGGAACCCACGGCTGCACGAGTCCCAGAAATTTCAGCAATAGTTGCCACTGCTGCCACAGTTGCCGCAGCCGTAGATATTGCCAACGACTTTGACTCACCTGATCCGCCGCCTGCTGTAAATCAGCCGGAGCTGCAGCCAGCACCGTACTGACCTGCCGATTGACCTGCCGCAGCTCTCGCCGCCACTGGCGCAGATTGCCGCGCAGACGCCAGACCTTGCCAGCCGCCCACAACAGCACCAGCGCCAGAATTCCGTTTGCGATCGCGATCGCCCAAGTCAGCACAGCCGAAGGCTCAAAAATGCTCCCTGCAATGATAGCGACCTTCTTCTGAGACCGCAGGCAAACTGCGATAATAAAAGGCTGTTTCAACAGCGGAGTGGATTGTCATGGGTCGCGCCAAGCGGGTGGTTCTGGCCTATTCAGGAGGCGTCGATACCTCGGTCTGTATTCCCTACCTCAAGCAAGAGTGGGGCGTCGAAGAGGTGATTACGCTGGCCGCTGACCTTGGTCAAGGCGATGAACTCGGACCGATCCGCCAGAAAGCCCTAGACTCGGGTGCAGTGGAATCGCTAGTGGTGGATGCTACCGCTGAGTTTGTCCGCGACTACGCTTTCCCAGCGATCCAAGCCAACTCCCTCTACGAAGGTCGCTATCCGCTCTCGACCGCGTTGGCCCGGCCGCTGATTGCCAAGCTCTTGGTGGAAGCGGCAGCGAAATATGGTGCTGACGCCGTTGCTCACGGTTGCACCGGTAAAGGCAATGACCAAGTGCGATTTGATGTCTCGATCGCCGCGCTCAATCCTGACCTGAAAGTGCTGGCACCGGCACGGGAATGGGGCATGAGCCGCGAGGAAACGATCGCCTACGGTGAGCGCTTCGGTATTCCGGCTCCCGTCAAAAAATCCTCGCCCTACAGCATCGATCGCAATCTCTTGGGTCGCAGCATCGAAGCTGGCCCACTCGAAGATCCGCTGCATGAGCCGCTGGAGGAGGTCTACGCCCTCACAAAAGCGATCGCCAATACTCCCGATGAACCGGCCTACATTGAGCTGGGCTTTGAGAAAGGGCTGCCAGTCACATTAAATGGACAAGCGCTGGAGCCCGTCGCGCTGATTCAGCAACTGAATGCGATCGCCGGTGAGCATGGCATTGGCCGGATCGACATGATCGAAAATCGCTTGGTCGGGATCAAGTCGCGGGAAATCTACGAAACCCCAGCTCTCTTGGTGCTGATTCAAGCCCACCAAGATCTGGAAAGCCTTGTCCTCACTGCCGATGTCAGCCAGTACAAACGCAGCATCGAAAACAGCTGGTCCAACTTGGTCTACAACGGCCTCTGGTACAGCCCGCTGAAAGCAGCACTGGATGCCTTCATTCAGCAAACGCAAGCCCGCGTCACCGGCACCGTTCGCCTCCGCCTGTTCAAAGGCAATTCCACTGTTGTGGGTCGCAGCTCCGAGCTGTCGCTCTACAGCCCCGACATGGCCACCTACGGTGCTGAAGATCGCTTCGACCACAAGGCAGCAGAAGGCTTCATTTACGTTTGGGGCATGCCGACTCGCATCTGGTCGCAAACCCAGAACCGCTAGGGCCAAGTCTTAACGCTTGACTAAATCGCGAGGGCTGAGAGCTAAGAAGCATCAGCCCCTTTTTTATTGCAAAAGTTCCCGAGAAGTGGTGCACCACCAGCGATCGCAACCTACAGCGAAGCGCGTTCCTGCCGTCGATGCAGCCACACTTGAGCGATGACGACAAGGGCCACGATCCCAAGCGCGAACAGCCCCAGTTGGGCGAGCCAGTGCATGATTTGTTCGAGCGGTACCACCTGTCCTAGGAAGTAGGCCAAACCGACCGTAATGCCGCCCCACAACACGGCTCCCATGGCGTTGTAGAGCAAAAACTTCTGATAGGGCATGCCAGCGATACCTGCAAGCGGCCCCGCAAAAATCCGCAGCAAGGCAATGAAGCGACCAAGAAAAACGGCTTGAGGGGCATTGCGACTGAAGCGATCGCGCACCGAGATCAGCTGCCCTTCGCTAAAGCGAAACCATTGGCCCATGCGATGCAACAGTGGCCAGCCGCCCCAGCGCCCTAGCCAGTAGCCACAACTGTCGCCGAGAATGGCACCGCCGATCGCGCAGGCTAAAACGCCGGACAGTCTGAGTTCTCCACTGCCTGCCAAAAAGCCTCCCACGACGGTGATTGTTTCACCGGGGAGTGGAATGCCCGCATTTTCTAGCAAGATCCCCAGAAAAACAGTCACATAACCGAAGCGGTGGGCTAGGTCTTGGACCGTTTCTAAGGAGAGCAATTCCAAGGGCATGGACACATCTGCGATCGCATGGCCTAGATCGTAGCGGACATAACAAATTTGCGGGGATCAATGGGATCCGAAATTTTGCCCAATGCCGAGCATCGGAGCGTTCACGATCCAAGCTGTGATGGCCTACGGCTGAGCTGAATAGTCTGAAACGTAATGCCGGAGCGGGAGCTGAACAGGTTGGCGAACGGGGGCTTCGGGCAGCAGTGGTGCTTCGGAATGTAGATGTGCTTGCAACCGCTGATTTTCTGCCTCTAAAAACTGAAGACGAGCCTGAAGCGGTTCCAGTCGCTCTTCAAATTTACGTTGGTAAATCTGGGGCAGT
The sequence above is a segment of the Synechococcus elongatus PCC 11801 genome. Coding sequences within it:
- a CDS encoding NCS2 family permease, giving the protein MISRDRPRWFVGQDLDGFLGLALDNLIQILLILGLCQGLLGYPPSLVYERILPAIALSLIVGNVYYSWLAYRLDEQEDRSDRTAIPYGINTVSLFAYVFLVMLPVKLTALSQGFSEEAAIEASWSAGLVACLGSGVIELFGAWVSDPLRRWLPRAALLSTLAGIAITFIALGFLFRTYAHPIVGLVPFGVILLTYFGRMKFPIPGGLLAVLLGTALAWITGLSRWDSNSFGLALEPIGWHGPSLHLSAIWESRSILLSQLSVILPMGLFNLVGSLQNLESAEAAGDRYPTKPCLAANGIGTLVAAVCGSCFPTTIYIGHPGWKALGAKVGYSWLNGLVMGVICLTGTIGLLSYFIPIDAGMAIVLWIGIVISAQSFQTTPIAHAPAVVVGLMPGIAAWGAQTIKTSLRIAGLGTADKPFSAALIEPFQRQDLYLSGVLALEQGQIFSAMLLAAMTVYIIERQFGWAALCSLIAALLSWIGLIHSYEWIASDTVIQLGWGAGSEWAIGYVLLSLLLFYAAWQNQRSQKELKE
- a CDS encoding YtxH domain-containing protein, encoding MTSSRDKFWSGVLLGATAGAIAALLTAPRRGKETRVVLQQSLEHLPEVTAEVAEKVQEQAERLGVVAGDRWGTVRGRLQQAWRSGVAAAKQEWQTTTIAVESVSERESSSPDQSAS
- a CDS encoding argininosuccinate synthase — encoded protein: MGRAKRVVLAYSGGVDTSVCIPYLKQEWGVEEVITLAADLGQGDELGPIRQKALDSGAVESLVVDATAEFVRDYAFPAIQANSLYEGRYPLSTALARPLIAKLLVEAAAKYGADAVAHGCTGKGNDQVRFDVSIAALNPDLKVLAPAREWGMSREETIAYGERFGIPAPVKKSSPYSIDRNLLGRSIEAGPLEDPLHEPLEEVYALTKAIANTPDEPAYIELGFEKGLPVTLNGQALEPVALIQQLNAIAGEHGIGRIDMIENRLVGIKSREIYETPALLVLIQAHQDLESLVLTADVSQYKRSIENSWSNLVYNGLWYSPLKAALDAFIQQTQARVTGTVRLRLFKGNSTVVGRSSELSLYSPDMATYGAEDRFDHKAAEGFIYVWGMPTRIWSQTQNR
- a CDS encoding DedA family protein — its product is MPLELLSLETVQDLAHRFGYVTVFLGILLENAGIPLPGETITVVGGFLAGSGELRLSGVLACAIGGAILGDSCGYWLGRWGGWPLLHRMGQWFRFSEGQLISVRDRFSRNAPQAVFLGRFIALLRIFAGPLAGIAGMPYQKFLLYNAMGAVLWGGITVGLAYFLGQVVPLEQIMHWLAQLGLFALGIVALVVIAQVWLHRRQERASL